AGACTCGTTAAACCACTGCCTGATGTCACCGTCTTCGATTAATAACAATTGCGGCGGATTTTCACCTGTTAATTCGTCTTCGATAATTTGATAGATCTGCTTTTGCATGGCAGCCAGTTTGGCTTTTTGCTCTTCTGTGCCCTCAGGATCTCCATGTTTAAAAACCATAAAAGGATAAAGATACAAAAACTTAGATGGACGTCGCAACAGTTGCAACAATAGAGGATATGCCGGTCTAACCTGCCAGGCATAAATCGCCACTTTGTCATCGGCTTGACTTTGCTCTAACAAAAATGAGGCAAAAACAGAAAAGTCATAAAACTTACTATAGCCCCTAAAGCCGAGCGGTGAGGACACTTTGACAGTCGCGCTGGCTGGAGCAAAGAGCGGCATCAAAAGCCATGGCACTAAAATCACCAGTGGCAATAACAAAAGCAATAAAACAAACGGTACTTTACGCCATCTTAGCGGCTGCTTAAATCTGACAGCCAGAGAGGAGATCAAATAGCTCAAGGTGCTCAGTGCCGCCAGCAAAGCAAAATAGAAATAAGGCATGAGATAGCAAGAGAGGGTAGAAACAGACGTTATATAAAAAGCAAAACCAACGATAGAGGCAATCGAAAAGAGCCTTGCTTCCCTCGATCGAGTTAACCCTGTTGAGGCTACCAGTAGAAAAAAGATAGATAAATAAATCAAATTACGCAGGTCTGGAGATTTTTCCATCCAGTAGAGCTGATCATTGAAGTACTTAAAATAAAGATTGTTATAAGTCCAGGCTGAATCCAGATATCCAGGCGTGAGATAAGCAAGCAATAGATAAATAGGCAGCGCAACAAAAAGAGGCAAATACAAAAGCAGGGACCGCCCCTGCCCAAAATAGCTCCTGAGGTTTTGCCCCTCACTAAGGAGCATTAAAGCTAGAGCAAACTCTACCAAAAGTAAGTAAGCAACAAAAATTGGAGCGGTCAATAGCGCCAAAAGTAAAAGCAGCATAACAACGATTTTGAGCTTTTGCGGCAAACTTTGATTGCTCAGACGAGCAAACAAATATGGCGTAATTGTGGTGGCAAAAAAAAGCGGAGCCTCACCAAATTCGGTGTAATTAAACCCGTAAAACAGACAGACAAGTATAGCCGCAAGCTGCAGATAAAGCCGATGCCAACCCGGTCCGCGCAAGCGGGCAAGAGCAAGCAAAACAGTGGCGCTCAGTAAAGCCAGAGCCAGAACAACAATTTTAAAAATCAAAATAGGGTGAGTGCGCAAAAGTCTTGCCACCACCACAAGTGGCACCTGCAAGTATAGAGTGGGCTGACTACCAATTTCATAAAAATCCACAAATGGTCTCTGACCAAGGGCAGTCAACATCGATGCACTGAGATGGCAGGCAGCTTCTGGACCGATAGATAAAGGATGGCAAACGATATTGCCCAGAGCAAAGGCGGCAACAAGTATAAAAGCAAAAACCATTACACCCATTTACTCGACACCCTCTCTCTTATAGACGTCGAAGTTTGCCGCACTACCAATTTTTTTATAGTCCTTCATATATTTTGCAAAAAACTCATATGGTCTCAGATACTCGACCACTGGCGCTTCTTGGACAAAAATAAGGACTGGTTTGCGCTTCTGAATATCACTGCCATATTGCTCAATTACCTGAGGCTCTTTAGCCAATAGTTCTTTAACTTCAAGACTTGGTGTGGCAGCATCCTTGATATATTGCAGTACTGACAAAATGCAGCAGTGCAAATGTCTTGAGCCTGGCAGCAGTCTAAACTGCGTTAGTAAGGGATAACCAGGAGATACACCGTTGGAGATAAAGATCACAGGATCAAGTGGCTTGGTGTATTGCATCAAATATTCGGTAAAAGGACTGTCTATATCTGCCCAGGGAGCAGTCCCTTTGTAACCCAAAAGTGTCATATCATATTGTCTGTCAGCTCTGACAATTTGACTTTCTTCCAGACTGTTGACCAGACTAACACCGGTAATAACTGCCAGTGCTGCCATGGGCAAAGCCAGAGTCTGTTTTTTGACAAGGCTGGTAATAATACTGGCACCGCTTGTGGTTATAAGCATACAAGCGCCAGCAAAGACTGGAATATCGTGATACGGCCAACCCTTAAACTGCAATAAGTACGGAATAATCGAAGCCAGAGTAAAAACAACTAAGGGCAAAAGTACGGCAGCACGCTTGAGCTGAGTAAAGGCGAGAGCGGCGCCCAGACAGGCGAGATAAAAGACACCTCTTTTGTCTGGGGCAGCAATTGAATTAGCCAGACAGGTATCCCAGAAGAAGTAACCTTTGGCAAATGCTGGCACTAAAAAATGGAAATAATTATCGAGCATTTCTTTTGGTGCAAATGCAAAATGAATCAAATACAAAAGTGCAAAGACCAGCACACCAAGGTTTTCCCAGGCAATCAATACTCTTGGTCGACGATAAGCCAGGAGCATCGACAACTCTACCATCAGTGCCACCAGCACAAAATAATGCTTGAGACAGATGCCTATCGAGCCAGTAATACCAAAAATCAGTCCCTCTGCCACTGTAAATCTGGCGCCTTGATAGCGCAAAAGACGTAAAACCAGATAAGGCAAATAAAGCAGTACAAAAATTTCCTCTCTCTGACCAAAGTCCCAGCGCAAGAAGAAATTGAAATAAAGCGCTCCAAAAATAAGACCAAGATAGGCAAAAGCTTCAGCCGGCTGTGCTTTTTTGATGAGCAAGTAGCCCAAGGCAGAGGCTGCCCAGGCCATCAATAGCACCATAAATTCGTTAAAGACTAGAGTAACCGGCGCCTTAAAAGCTTCGCTAACGAGCACCGGCAAAGTATCCAGATACCAGATCAAAGGTGGATTGACATCAAGCATATCAACATAGGGAATACCGCCCTTGACGATAAGCTCAGCACATTGCAAGTGCAAAGCAGGATCCCAGCCTATGCGCAATGGATGCAAAAAGATTGATACCAACATGCGCAAACAGAGTACAACCATAACCCACAGCGAAAAAACAAACAGATTTTTCCTGCTGTAAGTTAGATTTTGCACTAGGGAATTTTCCGCCAGATTTTTATAACACGACGGCCAGTATCAAATTCCCAGGTCAGACCATTGAGTACATAACCACTCAAGATAGGACGGGGGAAAGTACCGTAATTGCCAGCCATGCCCTTAAGACCGCGTGATTCGCTAACCACAGTAGGCACATTTCTTTGTTCGGCTTTACCCAGCTTGACCGATCTAAGTTTAATTTGATAGGTAGTGGTCAGTATCGCCTGGTTAGCATCAGGTGGCGCATCTGATGTTTCGGTGCGAGGTGTATTGTCGTTGATATAGCTAGAGTCAATCATTCTAAATTGATCAAGCGAAAAGATGCAATGGGGTGAGTTGGGCTCAAAATAACACTCTGTGTTTTGATTATCAAAATAAGCAGTGACCTTATAGCGACTATTTTCGACGGTATAAGGCACTTCTGTAAGTTCTTCCTTAGGCAGACGATCGCGTCCAGTATTGTTACGTTGTGCTGCTTCCATCGCTCTCATTTCCTGGCGATAGCTGGGATCGAGTTGCTCAAGGGCAGCTCCAGCCAAAAAGCTGGCTTCGGTATTACCAAAGCGCTTGCGCACCTGTCTGTAAGTAGTTCTTGCCTCTTCCATAAAGCCTGTTTTTTGCAAGCACACAGCCAGACAATATAGTGCCCGTGGATCCTGGGGACGACTGGCAGCCGCTTTGCGCAAAAATGGCAGGGCTTCTCTAGCCTTATTAAGGTTGAACAACTTCATGCCAGTGGCAAAAGGATCTGAGGCACCAGGTATAGCAGACAATTTGACTGTTTTGGCTTCTTTGTCATACGACAGGCTGTAACCACTCAAAAAATCGGCTCCCAATATAGCCGTTTCTTTAGCTTTGCTAGAAATATAGACAGGCATAGCAGCTCTACTCATGGCACCGGCTGCGATGTCATACAAGACATATGCACCCTCATCATTTTTGCTGCGACCACTGGTAGTGACCAGAGCAAGACGGGCACTGACGGCTATTTTTTCGCCAATCATCGATTCTTTGGCGTCACTATTGATCATCATTTTGACATCATGACCACCCACCTTCACGGTGACAACAGGCTTGCCGTCGTTATCTTCGGCAGGCAAAACAACTTCTTTGGGCAATTTATCGGTAGTCAGACTGTTGAGTTTTTTAAGACCATTCAAAAGGACTGGCTGAGTGCCTGGAGGGGCAATAGAGAGCGCCTTGCGAGCCAACTCAGCGCCTTCGCTGTCTGGAAATTTGTTTATCAATGTGCCAAAGGCTGTGCGGGCAGCACCAGTTTGTCCCATCTTTGAAAAGCACATAGCTTCGTAATAAAAAGGTCTAAAGTCGTATGGTGATTCTCTTTGAGCAGAGCGAAACAAATTGATAGCGTTTTTGAATTCGTTATTGTTGTATGCGCGCACACCGCTTTGAAAAGTCAGGTCATTGTCCTGCGCCCGCACACCACTGCTAAATCCAGTGCTGAGCGCCAGGGCCAGGGCAAAGAAGAAGCGCTTGCTTTTAATAAGTGACAAGATAATCTCCAGAATTAACGAGCTGTCCCGAATACACGGTAATAAACGTCGTCAGTGTGCGGGTTGTACAAGATCCACTCATTTGTGACCAGGGTGGTTTCATTTATTTGACGTTGTTTAAACTTCAAAAAATCCATTTCCTGGAGGGCTTTTTCGTTGGGATAGCGCTCGTTAAACCAGTTGCGCGCCTCCATATACCAACCCCCTTTATACTGAGAATCGTTAAAAGGTTTGGGTTCATGAGGATATTTAAAATGTAAGCGCACATCGTATTGGGTGCTGTCGTCCTTAGTGCCCTCCAGATGCTCTGCTCTCAAGACATCTTCATCAAATGCTTTTGTGAAGATTTTTTCTGGAGTAAAGCGATTGCGCTCCGCATACACATTGGCCATATACATCCCTGCACCAGCAAGGACTATTAAAAATACAGCTTATTGTCGCTGCTACTAATTTGTTAGACACCGCTTTGATTTAACCCGCTAAAACGATTAATGCACACCGCATTATACCGACTATTGAGAAGCTAATGAATAAGATGAGCAGTTTGGCTGAAAAGGGGTTAATTCAAGCCAGCAATATTTCTCTACAGGTTTTGTCACGCAGACGCCAAATTGCGCCATCACTGCAGAAGTGATGGAAATTAAGGCAGGCCTGAATGATTGTGGCAGTAGCAACAAAATTGAAGCCGTAGTTTTGCAATACATTGGGAATTGCTACATATACGACAAATCCAGCCGAAATCACCATAAACCAGTAGTAGAGACCTGCACGGCTGACAAATTCTCTTAACAGATTGCTACTGACTTCTGCCATCCGACCTTCTTGCAGCCCCTTTTCTTTTAGGTAAAAAGCAAGGGATACAGTGAGGTACTGGCTGCCATGAAAAAATGGTGGTCCATATAACCAGATTACCGAATGGGCAAAGCCCGTGGAGTAACCGATCAGGAGCATTGTCACCACTAGGGCAGCAGTGGGCATGGGCAAAAATTTCTTCTCCATGATCGCTTTTTTGGCAAGCACATAGATAAAAGCAATTGACATGGCACAAAACCATGCTAGCGCCAGGGTATGAATCCAATCAGGCAAGCCATAAAAGGGCAGCTTTATACCCCAGAGATCATCCGGGGAGTGATTGCGAAAACAAAGAATACGAGTAATGACAAAAGCCGAGAAGCTATGCATAAACCAGCGGTAAGTCTCGCGCTCCCAATTTTGGAAGAAATAGCCCCGTTTGTAGCAGTAGATAAGCGAGATACCAAAAGTCTGACCGACATAGTGCTGAAACACCCACATCAAGTGGAGATAGACACAAAAGCCGGCAGCCCGCGGATACAAAAGACAGAGTGAAAAAAGAAGCAAACTCATCCAGGGCAGATAGTAGGCGTAAAGCTTGAATCTATCGCGGTTTTCTTTGGTGGAGTAAATGCGCATGTAGGTCGCTATGGTGTGCGAATCAGCAAATAGATAGGTACCGATTGTACTGGTCAAAAGCAAGCCATACGCGGCTCTGCCAGCCAGCCCGGTAGCAGAAGGATCTGGAGCTTCCCAGTGAAACCAGTAAATCTGCAAAGCGAAGACCAGCCACAGAAACCCGCCCACCACAAAAAGATAGTCAAACCAGGGATTGACTATCCATTTATTGACAGCTAGAGCCGCAGCCTGAGCTCGTGGCTCAGGTCTTGGCTGGCTGGAATCAAAGGTTGCACTGACCATTAGTTGTCCTCAAAAAAGGTAGGCTAGCCAATTAAGCAAGTAAGATTTTGCGGCAACGAGGGTCCTTTAGACGCCATATCGCCGCATCGGTGATGAAGTGGTGATAGTTGACACAAGCCAGGACCAGTCCTCCCATCATGGCAAAAGGAAAACCAATCTGCATGAAGAAGTGCGGTATGCCTACATAGAAGAAGACACCAGAAAGTATCACCAGTCCCAGATATTTCATCCCGGGCGCTCCGGTAGCCACTTTGGCTATTTCCCATGTATTCATGCCTTCGGGCATGCCGCGCTCTTTGAGGTAATAGGCAAGACAAACGGCAAGATACTGACTGCCATGG
Above is a window of Candidatus Obscuribacter sp. DNA encoding:
- a CDS encoding tetratricopeptide repeat protein, which codes for MSLIKSKRFFFALALALSTGFSSGVRAQDNDLTFQSGVRAYNNNEFKNAINLFRSAQRESPYDFRPFYYEAMCFSKMGQTGAARTAFGTLINKFPDSEGAELARKALSIAPPGTQPVLLNGLKKLNSLTTDKLPKEVVLPAEDNDGKPVVTVKVGGHDVKMMINSDAKESMIGEKIAVSARLALVTTSGRSKNDEGAYVLYDIAAGAMSRAAMPVYISSKAKETAILGADFLSGYSLSYDKEAKTVKLSAIPGASDPFATGMKLFNLNKAREALPFLRKAAASRPQDPRALYCLAVCLQKTGFMEEARTTYRQVRKRFGNTEASFLAGAALEQLDPSYRQEMRAMEAAQRNNTGRDRLPKEELTEVPYTVENSRYKVTAYFDNQNTECYFEPNSPHCIFSLDQFRMIDSSYINDNTPRTETSDAPPDANQAILTTTYQIKLRSVKLGKAEQRNVPTVVSESRGLKGMAGNYGTFPRPILSGYVLNGLTWEFDTGRRVIKIWRKIP